The genomic segment TGAATTAGTGTGTGTTTAATCGAATCAGACAAGTAGCAAAATAACAGGTATTGCGGTTATAAATCACAATACCTGTTATTTTTTGATGCGATTGCGGGTATCATGGAACCATGAAGGTGATTTCTATGATAAACAGACAGTTCTACATCAATAAGATTATGCCATATGCTGATACGTCTTGTGTAAAAGTGTTGACTGTCTTTATACAATCTTAATACGGAATCATAGACTTTTATACTATCTTTGAAAGCAATTGTATATAATAAAACGCATTATGAAGATATTGCTATAGAATCATTAGTAAGGAGTTATGATTATTTATGCCGGAAAAAATGTGTAAGAAAAAACATCTGACGTCTTTTCAGCTGATTATTCTGGGATTTGCAGGTGTGATTCTTTTGGGAAGTATTTTGCTGATGCTTCCGGTTTCATCTTTGGAGAAAATGCCGACGCCATTTCATGAGGCGCTTTTTACAGCCACTTCGGCAGTATGCGTTACAGGGCTTGTAGTAAAGGACAGCGGAAGTTACTGGTCTGTGTTCGGACAGACGGTTATTCTTGCGCTTATACAAATAGGTGGATTTGGAGTAGTAACCGTAGCGGCAGCGGTTTCGCTTCTTTCAGGGAAAAAAATATCTCTCATGCAAAGAAGTACAATGCAGGATGCAATTTCAGCACCTAAAGTTGGAGGAATCGTCAGATTGACAAGGTTCATTTTAAAGGGGACTTTTTTGATTGAAGCAGCAGGAGCTATGTTATTGTTGCCGGTTTTTGTATCGGATTATGGCTTAAAGGGAATCTGGATGGCAGCCTTTCATTCTGTTTCTGCTTTTTGTAATGCAGGATTTGACATTCTGGGAACAGCAGATAATGCTTTTCCGTCTCTGACGGGCTATTCCGGAAATATCCTTATAAATGTGGTAATTATGCTGCTGATCATCACAGGGGGAATTGGTTTTCTTACCTGGGATGATATTTATAGGAATAAAATGAATTTTAAACGTTACCGCATGCAAAGCAAGATTATTCTTATGACTACTGTATGCCTGATTATTTTTCCGGCAGTTTTTTTCTTTGCCTGTGATCTGAAAAACCTGCCTGCAGGAGAACGCCTGTTAGCTGCCATGTTTCAATCGGTAACTACAAGAACTGCCGGCTTTAATACCATAGACATTTCAGAGATGAGCGAGGCATCAAAAGCGGTTATGATACTGTTAATGTTGATCGGTGGTTCGCCGGGTTCTACAGCAGGAGGAATGAAAACAACTACTTTTACGGTACTGATTTTAAATGCAATTGCAACGTTTCGCAGTCAGGAAAATGCAGGGGCTTTTGGACGGAGACTGGAGTATCATGTGATAAAAAATGCAGCCACAATAGCTATGCTCTATTTTACATTATTCTTTTGTGGAGGTGTTGCAATCAGCGTATACGAAGGTCTTCCCCTTTTGGATTGTCTGTATGAAGCAGCTTCAGCTGTGGGCACGGTAGGTCTGACCTTGGGAGTCACACCGGGACTTCATGTTTTTTCACAAGTTGTGCTGATCATATTGATGTATCTGGGACGTGTAGGCGGCCTGACCCTGATTTATGCAGTATTATCAGGAAGAAACAAGGGAAATGCAAAGCTTCCTCTGGAGAAAATTACAGTTGGATGAGAAGGAGAAAAGTAATATTATGAAGAATGTATTAATTATTGGACTTGGAAGATTTGGAAGACATATTGCCATGCAGCTGAATCAGCTTGGGCATGAAATTATGGCAGTTGACTGGAAGGAAGAAAGGGTGGACAAAGTGCTTCCGTTTGTGACTAACGCCCAGATCGGGGACAGTACCAATGCTGAATTTTTACAATCCCTTGGAATTGGAAACTACGATATCTGTTTTGTGACTATTGGAGGAAGCTTTCAGAATTCTCTTGAGACAACTTCCCTTCTGAAAGAACTGGGAGCAAAACTGGTAATATCCAGAGCTGAACGTGATGTCCATGAAAAATTTCTTTTACGCAATGGTGCAGATAAGGTGGTTTATCCGGAAAAGCAGGTTGCAAAATGGGCATCTATCCGTTACACAGATGATCATATCCTTGATTATATGGAGGTGGATGCTTCCCATGCGATTTTTGAGGTAGAAGTGCCAGAGGAATGGACTGGAAAAACTGTAGGCGGACTGGATATCAGAAAGCGTTACAATATTAATATTCTGGCAGTAAAAAATGAAGGAGAATTTAATATTGCAATTTCTCCGGATACGTATTTGGAAGAGAATAGTAAATTGCTGGTGCTGGGAGAATACAGAGCTCTTCAGAAGTGCTTCCGCATATAGTAAAAAAGACTTTTGACCACAACACAGCCCCATGATATAATTTTCAAAACAGTAAAAAAGGTGGGGGACAGGATGAGTTTAAAAAATGTGAATCATCAGAAACGGTCATTTACATGGTCTATGGAAAAACCGTCTGCAAAGGATTATTTTCTGACGGTATTTATATTTGTGGTATGCACCTTAATTGGTCTGTTGTTTCAGAAACTGAATTTTACGGATACGAATATTGTAACCATATATATTCTGGGGGTTTTGATTACTTCGATTGTGACAGATGGCTATCTTTGCAGTGTGGCAGGCTCTTTCTTAAGTGTATTTTTATTTTGTTTTTTTCTGACAGAACCAAGGATGTCTTTTAAAACCTATGCGGTGGGTTATCCGGTGACATTTTTCATAATGCTTATTTCATCCGTACTTACGGGAGCACTTGCAGCAAAGCTGAAAACACATGCAAAGCTGTCTACACAGCTTGCTTTTCGTACACAGATTCTGTTCGATACAGACCGTCTGCTGCAAAATGCAAAAGGGAAAACAGAGATTCTTGATGTCACCTGTACACAGCTTCTCCGTTTATTAAACCGCAATATTACAGCATATGTAGTAGAAAACGGAACTTTATCAGAGGGAAAGCTTTTTTCCGGGGAAAAAGAGGACACAGAAGATTTTTTGATACCAGAAGAGCAGCAGATAGCCAGATGGGTCTGTGAAAACAGACAGCATGCCGGTGCGTCCACACACCATTTTCCTCAGGCTAAATGTTTATATCTGGCAATCCGGAGCGGGGATAATGTTTACGGTGTGATCGGGATACCATTGCAAAAAGAAACACTGGATACTTTTGAATACAGTATCCTGTTGTCTGTAATAAATGAATGTGCGCTTGCAATGGAAAATGCGAAAAATGCATTAGAAAAAGAAAAAAATGCAGTTATGGCCAAAAATGAACAGTTGCGGGCAGATCTTCTTCGGGCGATTTCGCATGATCTTCGTACGCCGCTTTGCTCCATTTCCGGTAATGCAGATATGCTGCTTGGCAATAGCGACCGTCTGGACGAAGCTACAAAACATCAGATTTATAGCGATATCTATGATGATTCTGAATGGCTGATCGGAGTTGTGGAGAATCTGCTTTCCATTACCAGACTGAATGACGGAAGACTGAAATTTAAATTTACAGACCAGCTTCTGGATGAGGTGATTGCAGAATCCCTGAGGCATATCAGCCGGAAACATGATGATTATAAAATTGTGACAGACTGCGAAGAACTTGTTCTTGCACGTATGGATGTACGCCTTATTATGCAGGTTCTGGTAAATTTAGTTGACAATGCAATAAAATATACACCACCGGGTTCTGTGATCTGCATTCGGGGAACGAAAACAGATGGAAAAGCGCAGATAAGTGTGGAAGATAATGGCCCGGGAATTCCGGAAGAAATGAAAACACATATTTTTGAGATGTTTTATACAGGGAAAACAACAGTTGCGGATAGTCACCGAAGTCTGGGACTTGGACTGGCACTTTGCCACTCTATTATAGAAGCACATGAAGGAACCCTGGTTTTGACAGATCATGATCCTCATGGATGCAATTTTACTTTTACTTTACCCTTAAGCGAGGTGACATTAAATGAATAAAACATTAATTCTGGTGGTTGAGGATGACAGACCCATACGCAATCTGATCGTTACTACATTAAAAACACATGACTATAAATATCTGGCTGCAGAAAACGGATTTTCAGCCATTCTGGAAGCTTCGTCCCACAATCCGGATATTGTTCTTCTGGATCTGGGGCTTCCTGATATGGAAGGGGTAGAAGTGATAAAAAAAATCCGTACCTGGTCGAATATGCCGATTATTGTGATCAGCGCCAGAAGTGAGGACACAGATAAAATAGAGGCGCTGGATGCAGGAGCGGATGATTATATTACGAAACCGTTCTCTGTTGAGGAATTACTTGCGCGTATCCGTGTCACCCAGAGGAGACTTGCGGTTATGCAGAGCGGAGAGCAGATAGAAAGCTCTGTTTTTGAGAATGGTGGATTAAAGATAGACTATACGGCAGGCTGTACATATCTGAAGGGAGAGGAATTGCATCTGACACCTATAGAATATAAGCTGCTCTGCCTTTTGTCCCGCAATGTGGGAAAGGTATTGACACATACCTATATTACCCAGCAGATTTGGGGACGATGTTCGGATAATGACGTTGCTTCTCTTAGAGTTTTTATGGCAACATTGCGAAAAAAACTGGA from the Blautia wexlerae DSM 19850 genome contains:
- a CDS encoding TrkH family potassium uptake protein: MPEKMCKKKHLTSFQLIILGFAGVILLGSILLMLPVSSLEKMPTPFHEALFTATSAVCVTGLVVKDSGSYWSVFGQTVILALIQIGGFGVVTVAAAVSLLSGKKISLMQRSTMQDAISAPKVGGIVRLTRFILKGTFLIEAAGAMLLLPVFVSDYGLKGIWMAAFHSVSAFCNAGFDILGTADNAFPSLTGYSGNILINVVIMLLIITGGIGFLTWDDIYRNKMNFKRYRMQSKIILMTTVCLIIFPAVFFFACDLKNLPAGERLLAAMFQSVTTRTAGFNTIDISEMSEASKAVMILLMLIGGSPGSTAGGMKTTTFTVLILNAIATFRSQENAGAFGRRLEYHVIKNAATIAMLYFTLFFCGGVAISVYEGLPLLDCLYEAASAVGTVGLTLGVTPGLHVFSQVVLIILMYLGRVGGLTLIYAVLSGRNKGNAKLPLEKITVG
- a CDS encoding potassium channel family protein, whose amino-acid sequence is MKNVLIIGLGRFGRHIAMQLNQLGHEIMAVDWKEERVDKVLPFVTNAQIGDSTNAEFLQSLGIGNYDICFVTIGGSFQNSLETTSLLKELGAKLVISRAERDVHEKFLLRNGADKVVYPEKQVAKWASIRYTDDHILDYMEVDASHAIFEVEVPEEWTGKTVGGLDIRKRYNINILAVKNEGEFNIAISPDTYLEENSKLLVLGEYRALQKCFRI
- a CDS encoding ATP-binding protein translates to MSLKNVNHQKRSFTWSMEKPSAKDYFLTVFIFVVCTLIGLLFQKLNFTDTNIVTIYILGVLITSIVTDGYLCSVAGSFLSVFLFCFFLTEPRMSFKTYAVGYPVTFFIMLISSVLTGALAAKLKTHAKLSTQLAFRTQILFDTDRLLQNAKGKTEILDVTCTQLLRLLNRNITAYVVENGTLSEGKLFSGEKEDTEDFLIPEEQQIARWVCENRQHAGASTHHFPQAKCLYLAIRSGDNVYGVIGIPLQKETLDTFEYSILLSVINECALAMENAKNALEKEKNAVMAKNEQLRADLLRAISHDLRTPLCSISGNADMLLGNSDRLDEATKHQIYSDIYDDSEWLIGVVENLLSITRLNDGRLKFKFTDQLLDEVIAESLRHISRKHDDYKIVTDCEELVLARMDVRLIMQVLVNLVDNAIKYTPPGSVICIRGTKTDGKAQISVEDNGPGIPEEMKTHIFEMFYTGKTTVADSHRSLGLGLALCHSIIEAHEGTLVLTDHDPHGCNFTFTLPLSEVTLNE
- a CDS encoding response regulator, translated to MNKTLILVVEDDRPIRNLIVTTLKTHDYKYLAAENGFSAILEASSHNPDIVLLDLGLPDMEGVEVIKKIRTWSNMPIIVISARSEDTDKIEALDAGADDYITKPFSVEELLARIRVTQRRLAVMQSGEQIESSVFENGGLKIDYTAGCTYLKGEELHLTPIEYKLLCLLSRNVGKVLTHTYITQQIWGRCSDNDVASLRVFMATLRKKLEPEKNGVQYIQTHIGIGYRMLRIEK